A single window of Aquarana catesbeiana isolate 2022-GZ linkage group LG10, ASM4218655v1, whole genome shotgun sequence DNA harbors:
- the HSPB6 gene encoding heat shock protein beta-6 — MDITIHHPWMRRPVLAPPLLPSRILGQRFGEGILESELFSQMPLGMNPYYMRVPSIPQPETGLSEVKLDKDQFSVLLDVKHFSPEELTVKVVGDNVEVHAKHEERPDEHGFISREFHRKYKLPATVNPASITSALAADGLLSIQAPVVETAKTEERSIPIARQEK, encoded by the exons ATGGATATTACAATTCACCACCCCTGGATGAGGCGCCCGGTCCTGGCCCCGCCGCTCCTTCCCAGCCGTATCCTGGGCCAGAGGTTCGGAGAAGGCATCCTGGAGTCGGAGCTGTTCTCCCAGATGCCCCTGGGCATGAATCCGTATTACATGCGTGTACCCAGCATTCCCCAGCCAGAGACCGGACTGTCcgag GTGAAGCTGGACAAAGACCAGTTCTCTGTACTGCTGGATGTCAAACATTTCTCCCCCGAAGAGCTGACGGTCAAAGTTGTTGGAGACAATGTGGAGGTGCACGCCAAGCACGAGGAGCGACCG GATGAACACGGCTTCATCTCCCGCGAGTTCCACCGCAAATACAAGTTACCCGCAACGGTGAATCCGGCCTCCATCACTTCGGCACTGGCCGCCGACGGACTGCTCTCCATCCAAGCGCCGGTCGTAGAAACGGCCAAGACTGAAGAGAGGAGCATTCCAATCGCAAGGCAGGAGAAGTGA